Proteins encoded by one window of Methanofastidiosum sp.:
- a CDS encoding GNAT family N-acetyltransferase: MDQIEILPAKYEDHDEIHGLLIQLWPDKIVDKENIRDIFQKGLENKSNKYLIARNKNVIVGFISLSTKNSMWQEGNIGHIDELIVDKNFRKMGVGLLLLDAITKIARENGCKRLELDSAFHRKEAHIFYEKNGFENRAFIFSKSLSK, translated from the coding sequence ATGGATCAAATTGAAATCCTTCCAGCAAAATATGAAGATCATGACGAAATCCATGGATTATTAATACAATTATGGCCAGATAAAATAGTTGATAAAGAGAATATAAGAGATATTTTCCAAAAAGGATTAGAAAATAAGTCAAATAAATATCTCATTGCTAGAAATAAAAATGTCATTGTTGGATTTATCTCATTGAGTACTAAGAATAGTATGTGGCAAGAAGGAAATATTGGGCATATTGATGAATTGATAGTTGATAAAAACTTCAGGAAAATGGGAGTGGGATTACTACTATTGGATGCAATTACAAAGATTGCTAGAGAAAATGGTTGTAAGAGATTAGAGCTAGATTCTGCATTTCATCGCAAAGAAGCCCATATTTTCTATGAAAAAAATGGATTTGAGAATAGAGCTTTTATATTTTCAAAGTCATTGTCAAAATAA
- a CDS encoding DNA-directed RNA polymerase has translation MSEKTMEGFRGEFREMHEAVCSECGNMTKVPFKPDGIRPVYCKDCYKKRRARKY, from the coding sequence ATGAGTGAAAAAACGATGGAAGGTTTTAGAGGAGAATTCCGGGAAATGCATGAAGCTGTCTGTTCTGAGTGTGGCAATATGACGAAAGTTCCATTTAAACCTGATGGGATAAGGCCAGTTTATTGTAAGGATTGCTATAAAAAAAGAAGGGCTAGAAAGTATTAA
- a CDS encoding YgiQ family radical SAM protein: MISKSGKDFDIILITAEYYDDHPLSPSGVISRVLESKGYKIGIIEKPLTKEDYLKLGSPKLFFAVTSGSIDSMLHNYTPLKKKRSEDPHSNLSLMPDRALIVYCNKIREYFKSAVIVIGGIEASMRRFAHYDYWNNDIRRSIIFDTRANILVYGNGEKQILEIAERSRKGIELKGIPGTCIISKILEEGFELLPSFEEVKEDPLKFCKMQKLLSNKKNLAQFYDNNYLLQYSYPEYTTEDLDWIYSLPYSRRLHPNSLLKMAKFSVVTHRGCIGNCNFCSLKLHQGDKIVSRSEGSILKEIESITSHPDFKGYVDDLGGPSANMYGMDCADKCSQDCINCNKLDRSHMKLISLLKKARGIKGVKKIFVRSGIRYDLAIESKEYVKDLSEHHISGCLKIAPEHFSEKVLTLMNKDNSRFDEFVSFFESINKDKKQYLKYYLMICHPGDDEKEIMKLKEKISYLSNIESFQVFTPTPMTNSTCIYWTGIDPNSMKRVNVIHDYKTKKKLKRIILQEIDNKKSRS, from the coding sequence GTGATATCTAAATCAGGTAAAGACTTTGACATAATATTAATTACGGCAGAATATTACGATGACCACCCATTGTCACCTTCAGGAGTTATCTCAAGAGTTCTAGAAAGTAAAGGTTACAAGATTGGAATTATAGAAAAACCCTTAACAAAAGAAGATTACCTAAAACTTGGATCACCGAAATTATTCTTTGCTGTTACTTCTGGATCCATAGATAGCATGCTCCATAATTATACGCCATTAAAAAAAAAGAGATCAGAAGACCCGCACTCTAACTTATCTTTGATGCCTGATAGGGCTTTGATAGTATACTGTAACAAGATTAGAGAGTACTTCAAGTCTGCAGTAATTGTCATAGGCGGAATAGAAGCTTCTATGAGGAGATTTGCCCATTATGATTACTGGAACAATGATATCCGAAGGAGCATTATCTTTGATACTCGAGCAAATATTTTAGTTTACGGGAACGGGGAAAAACAAATTCTTGAAATAGCAGAAAGATCAAGAAAAGGCATCGAACTTAAAGGGATTCCAGGGACGTGTATCATAAGTAAAATTTTAGAGGAAGGATTCGAGCTGCTTCCTTCGTTTGAAGAAGTAAAAGAAGATCCTCTAAAGTTTTGTAAAATGCAGAAACTACTTTCAAATAAGAAGAATTTAGCCCAGTTCTATGATAATAACTACCTTCTTCAATACTCTTATCCAGAATACACAACAGAAGATCTAGATTGGATATACTCACTACCATATTCAAGGAGACTTCACCCTAATTCTCTTTTAAAGATGGCAAAATTTTCAGTTGTTACCCATAGAGGGTGTATAGGTAATTGCAATTTTTGCTCACTTAAACTCCACCAGGGAGATAAAATTGTTTCAAGGAGTGAAGGTTCAATCTTAAAAGAAATAGAATCAATAACATCTCATCCAGATTTTAAAGGATATGTAGATGATCTTGGAGGTCCTTCTGCAAATATGTATGGAATGGATTGTGCAGATAAATGCAGCCAAGATTGTATTAACTGTAACAAATTAGACAGAAGCCATATGAAATTAATCTCGCTTTTAAAAAAAGCTAGAGGAATTAAAGGCGTTAAGAAAATATTTGTCAGAAGTGGTATAAGGTATGACCTTGCAATAGAAAGTAAGGAATATGTCAAAGATCTCTCGGAGCACCATATATCTGGCTGTCTTAAAATAGCACCTGAACATTTTTCTGAAAAAGTTTTGACACTTATGAATAAAGATAATTCAAGATTTGATGAATTTGTTTCATTCTTTGAGAGTATTAACAAAGATAAAAAACAGTATCTCAAGTATTATCTAATGATTTGCCACCCAGGTGATGATGAAAAAGAAATAATGAAATTAAAGGAAAAAATAAGTTACCTGTCGAACATTGAAAGCTTCCAGGTTTTTACACCGACACCCATGACAAATTCCACATGTATCTATTGGACCGGGATAGATCCAAATAGCATGAAAAGAGTTAACGTCATACATGACTACAAAACAAAAAAGAAATTAAAACGCATAATACTACAAGAAATAGATAACAAAAAATCTCGTAGTTAG
- the atwA gene encoding methyl coenzyme M reductase system, component A2, producing MKHNLIQVENLSFIVDDVVILENISFSIKEGDSLGLYGPTGSGKSVLLNILRGTKGYAPSKGNVYYFVSYCPKCKYINLPSYTGKKCLKCNSEYISKKINFWKDAEFFNVLKRRTAIMFQRTFALFGQRSVIENMYEVFIDMQLPEKEINSRIIEILQKVNLIHRMTHVARDLSGGEKQRLVLARQLALDPMVLFADEPTETLDPVTSDIIEKTLINIFKNDSKSLVVASQKSSIISKVTERTLVLDKGKITEELDSFKLIVKGIIPSDDDKLIFTETGKEMISLINVKKYFYSISRGVIKAVDNFSLTVNEKEIFGIVGKSGAGKTTVSKIIGGLIPFKEGEFKLRIGDEWINMKEDGSSGRIRAAPYIGILHQEYSLYPNKTVFHNLTESIGLKLPLELATKKVSDVLEAVGFNKNKIEEIIYKTPESLSEGERHTVALAQILIKEPNLVILDEPRGTKEIADAIRKSREYLEQTFIIITHDSDFVVDACDRSCFLLEGNIVEIGPPEKIKEKMISSELEEIRKETIKISETMKKDQTTFETTERQDSGY from the coding sequence ATGAAGCATAATCTAATTCAAGTTGAAAATCTTTCATTCATTGTTGACGACGTAGTAATATTGGAAAATATTTCTTTTTCAATTAAAGAAGGAGATTCCTTGGGGTTATATGGCCCTACAGGTAGCGGAAAATCAGTATTACTTAATATCTTAAGAGGTACAAAGGGTTACGCCCCTTCAAAAGGAAATGTATACTACTTTGTTTCATATTGCCCAAAATGTAAATATATCAATCTCCCAAGCTACACAGGAAAAAAATGCCTTAAATGTAATTCCGAATACATCTCCAAAAAAATAAATTTTTGGAAAGATGCTGAATTTTTCAATGTGTTGAAGAGAAGAACTGCAATAATGTTCCAGAGAACCTTTGCACTTTTCGGGCAGAGATCTGTAATTGAAAACATGTACGAAGTATTCATAGATATGCAATTACCAGAAAAAGAAATCAATTCAAGAATAATTGAAATTCTTCAGAAAGTTAACTTGATACATAGGATGACTCATGTTGCAAGAGACCTTTCTGGAGGGGAGAAACAAAGACTTGTATTAGCTAGGCAACTCGCATTAGATCCAATGGTATTGTTTGCTGATGAGCCAACAGAAACTCTTGATCCTGTTACTTCGGATATTATTGAAAAGACATTAATTAATATATTTAAAAATGATAGTAAAAGTCTAGTAGTTGCATCTCAAAAATCTTCCATAATTAGCAAAGTTACTGAGAGGACATTAGTTCTTGACAAAGGAAAAATAACTGAAGAATTAGATTCGTTCAAACTAATCGTAAAAGGTATAATCCCTTCAGACGATGATAAATTGATTTTTACAGAAACTGGAAAAGAGATGATATCACTAATCAATGTAAAAAAATACTTTTATTCTATCTCAAGGGGGGTAATTAAAGCCGTTGATAATTTCTCCCTTACTGTAAATGAGAAAGAGATATTTGGTATTGTGGGTAAGAGTGGGGCTGGGAAAACTACCGTTTCTAAGATTATAGGGGGGCTAATTCCTTTTAAAGAAGGAGAATTTAAACTTAGGATTGGTGACGAATGGATTAATATGAAAGAAGATGGCTCTTCAGGTAGGATAAGGGCAGCACCTTATATAGGAATTTTGCACCAGGAATACTCTCTCTATCCAAATAAAACTGTTTTCCACAATTTAACTGAGTCAATTGGATTAAAGCTCCCCTTAGAACTAGCAACAAAAAAGGTATCTGATGTCCTAGAGGCAGTCGGATTTAATAAAAATAAAATCGAAGAAATTATTTATAAAACGCCTGAGTCTCTTTCTGAAGGTGAGAGGCATACAGTTGCTTTGGCACAGATTTTGATAAAAGAACCAAATCTCGTTATTCTTGACGAACCAAGGGGGACAAAAGAAATTGCAGACGCAATAAGGAAATCAAGGGAATATCTAGAACAAACTTTCATTATAATAACTCATGATTCAGACTTTGTTGTCGATGCCTGTGACAGGTCTTGCTTCTTACTTGAAGGAAACATAGTAGAAATTGGACCTCCAGAAAAAATAAAAGAAAAAATGATTTCCTCAGAGCTAGAAGAAATTAGAAAGGAAACAATTAAGATATCTGAAACTATGAAGAAGGACCAAACGACTTTTGAAACAACAGAGAGACAGGATTCAGGTTACTAG
- a CDS encoding DNA-directed DNA polymerase — translation MFVLDSDYKTFNEKAYVRLILKNDSKIEAFYKDFEPYIWAVCDQREIESKKELIEEISKGSHGKFLTIKKCIIEERYIFGNKVPVLKVIFNHPSDVPNLRKEIEDITEIYEYDIPFARRFLIDKNLIPAIHYNFEIEKEGEIPIIKNFQIGGNLNLSLKVLAFDIEVYCKAKPDAQYDPIIMVGISTNDFDKVITYKNVTADYIEIVDNEISMLKKFFDILLEYNPDIIYTYNGDTFDFPYIYERAKKLKITHPIIDDIRIDRRGINDSSKIPGMVHIDLYPLSRKLLSLNKYTLENVYLNFLGKEKSKIQLAEMDQFWEEGTQEGLLKVALYNKEDAIAAKEIGAAIGPLEIELSRIVGQNIFDMSRMASSNMVEYLLMKRAFEEKTIVPNKPKGSEYLERSSETYEGGFVLDPKKGLHEHIAVFDFRSLYPSIIIAHNIDPNTIGCDCCDNISPEGVNFCLNKKGFIPEILKELIERRVQIKKKLKEASDKNEKTIYQSQQWALKILANSFYGYMGYPRSRWYSKEAASSIASWGREYIHKAIKIAEEMGLNVLYGDTDSLFVGLGSEDMEKSKYFRGKVNSILPDFMELEFQGYYRRGFFVSKKRYAIIDKENNITTKGLEVVRRDWADIAKKTQEEVLRTILEGKGPEKAAEIVRKITQELIEGKTPLDSLIIYTQLTMPLSSYKQIGPHVIVAQRMKEKGEEVKAGSMISFIVKSGDGMVRDRSYDVESFKNAEYKYDADYYIDNQVLPAVMRILKGFGYTEENLKYSKNKQMTLGDFF, via the coding sequence ATGTTTGTCTTAGATTCCGATTACAAAACGTTCAACGAAAAAGCATATGTTAGATTAATTCTTAAGAATGATTCAAAAATTGAGGCGTTCTATAAAGACTTTGAGCCATATATTTGGGCAGTGTGCGATCAGAGAGAGATTGAATCTAAAAAGGAGCTAATTGAGGAAATAAGTAAGGGATCACATGGGAAATTCTTAACTATTAAAAAATGTATAATTGAAGAGAGATATATTTTTGGCAATAAAGTGCCTGTCCTAAAAGTAATTTTTAATCACCCCTCGGATGTTCCCAATCTTAGAAAAGAAATAGAGGATATTACAGAGATTTATGAATATGACATTCCCTTTGCTAGAAGGTTTCTTATTGATAAAAATCTTATCCCTGCAATACACTACAATTTTGAAATTGAAAAAGAGGGAGAAATCCCTATTATAAAAAATTTCCAAATAGGAGGAAATCTAAATCTATCACTTAAAGTTCTAGCATTTGATATAGAAGTATACTGCAAGGCAAAACCTGATGCCCAATACGATCCTATCATCATGGTTGGTATTTCCACTAATGATTTTGATAAGGTAATTACTTATAAAAATGTCACAGCAGATTATATCGAGATTGTTGATAATGAGATATCTATGTTAAAGAAATTTTTTGATATTCTTCTAGAGTATAATCCTGACATAATTTATACTTACAACGGGGATACATTTGATTTTCCCTACATATATGAAAGGGCAAAAAAACTAAAAATAACCCACCCCATAATTGACGATATAAGAATTGATAGAAGAGGAATTAATGACAGTAGCAAGATCCCCGGTATGGTACATATTGATCTTTATCCACTAAGTAGAAAATTACTAAGTTTAAACAAATATACTCTTGAAAATGTGTACCTCAATTTTTTGGGCAAAGAGAAAAGTAAAATTCAATTAGCTGAGATGGATCAGTTTTGGGAAGAAGGAACGCAAGAAGGACTTTTAAAAGTTGCATTATACAATAAAGAGGATGCTATAGCAGCAAAGGAAATTGGGGCAGCTATAGGCCCTCTAGAAATAGAACTCTCGAGGATAGTGGGACAGAATATTTTTGATATGTCACGAATGGCATCCTCTAATATGGTTGAATACCTTTTAATGAAAAGAGCATTTGAAGAAAAAACAATTGTTCCTAATAAACCAAAAGGTAGTGAATACCTTGAAAGGTCATCTGAAACTTATGAAGGTGGATTTGTTCTGGACCCTAAAAAAGGACTTCACGAGCACATAGCCGTTTTTGACTTTAGATCCCTATATCCCTCCATAATTATTGCACATAATATAGACCCAAATACAATAGGTTGTGATTGTTGCGATAATATCTCTCCAGAAGGAGTTAATTTTTGTCTTAATAAAAAAGGATTCATTCCTGAAATACTGAAAGAGCTTATCGAAAGGAGGGTACAGATTAAGAAAAAATTAAAGGAAGCTTCTGATAAAAATGAAAAGACTATCTATCAATCCCAACAATGGGCTCTTAAAATTCTTGCTAACTCTTTCTATGGCTATATGGGATACCCCCGTTCAAGATGGTATTCAAAAGAAGCAGCTTCAAGCATCGCTTCATGGGGAAGAGAGTATATCCACAAAGCAATAAAAATTGCCGAAGAGATGGGATTGAATGTTCTTTATGGTGATACTGACAGTTTATTTGTAGGATTAGGATCCGAAGATATGGAAAAATCGAAATATTTTAGGGGCAAAGTTAACTCGATCCTCCCTGATTTCATGGAACTGGAATTTCAAGGATATTACAGACGTGGATTTTTTGTTTCTAAGAAAAGATACGCAATCATTGATAAAGAGAACAATATTACAACTAAAGGCCTAGAAGTTGTAAGGAGAGATTGGGCCGATATCGCGAAGAAGACACAAGAGGAAGTTTTAAGAACTATATTGGAAGGCAAAGGACCAGAAAAAGCAGCGGAAATTGTTAGAAAAATTACTCAAGAGTTAATTGAAGGCAAAACTCCTCTAGATTCACTTATCATATACACTCAATTAACAATGCCCCTATCAAGCTACAAACAAATAGGGCCTCACGTCATCGTAGCACAACGTATGAAAGAAAAAGGAGAGGAAGTTAAAGCAGGTTCAATGATATCATTTATTGTAAAAAGTGGGGACGGTATGGTTAGGGATAGATCTTATGATGTAGAATCTTTCAAAAATGCAGAGTATAAGTACGATGCAGACTATTATATTGACAATCAAGTATTGCCCGCAGTTATGAGAATTCTTAAAGGATTTGGGTACACAGAAGAAAACTTAAAATATTCTAAAAATAAACAGATGACACTTGGGGATTTCTTTTAA